In one Dermacentor variabilis isolate Ectoservices chromosome 4, ASM5094787v1, whole genome shotgun sequence genomic region, the following are encoded:
- the LOC142578630 gene encoding ER degradation-enhancing alpha-mannosidase-like protein 1 → MGMALRSVIIAVALAALPPCTTGYDVFFYKPGFYDRKYGSFPEELRLSMVEEAKRMFQFGYDSYMKYAFPKDELNPIYCTGRGPDYDDPSNININDVLGDYSLTLVDSLDTLAVMGNASEFRNAVRLILDHVSFDKDNVVQVFEANIRLLGALLSAHLLITDQEQPFGDLRPPGYRDELLQLSKDLASRLLPAFADTRTGIPYPRVNLRRGVPRGVSTHTCTAGAGSLLLEFGVLSRLLDDGTYEEAARRATRALWQLRAKDTGLLGNIVDVNTGEWIGKMSGIGAGLDSFYEYLLKTYILFGDIEDFRMFNESYCVIKQYMRKGRVSCNEGCGEHPLYVNVNMQDGSTSTLWIDSLQASFSGIQVLLGDIEEAICSHALFYAIWRRFGALPERFNWQKALPDLSFYPLRPELIESTYLLYRATKNPFYLHVGRDILQSLNNHTKAPCGYATIHNVQDKSLEDRMESFFLSETCKYLYLLFDIENPLNKHFAKYLFTTEGHILPINRLLRMSPPARMNMPTAVSSIGDGVQTVATVVPRVLNETDRHCDKVPEERQYLLPLKHNYLQQISQSLGLDGDAV, encoded by the coding sequence ATGGGCATGGCACTGCGCAGTGTGATAATCGCAGTCGCCCTCGCAGCCCTGCCGCCTTGTACGACCGGCTACGATGTGTTTTTTTACAAGCCAGGCTTCTACGACCGCAAGTACGGCAGTTTTCCAGAGGAGCTACGTCTCAGCATGGTCGAGGAAGCCAAGCGTATGTTCCAGTTCGGATACGACAGTTACATGAAGTACGCGTTCCCGAAAGACGAACTGAACCCTATATACTGCACAGGCCGTGGCCCCGACTACGACGACCCTTCAAACATCAACATCAACGACGTTCTCGGCGACTACTCGCTCACTCTGGTCGACTCCCTCGACACGCTGGCCGTGATGGGAAACGCCAGCGAGTTCAGAAACGCGGTGCGGCTTATCCTCGATCACGTCTCCTTCGACAAGGACAACGTGGTGCAGGTGTTCGAGGCCAACATTCGGTTGCTGGGCGCACTGCTGTCGGCTCATTTACTCATCACGGACCAAGAGCAGCCGTTCGGCGACCTGCGGCCCCCGGGCTACCGGGACGAGCTGCTGCAGCTGTCCAAGGACCTTGCGTCGCGCCTGCTGCCGGCGTTCGCCGACACGCGCACGGGCATCCCCTATCCGCGGGTCAACCTGCGGCGCGGCGTCCCGCGTGGTGTCTCCACGCACACGTGCACGGCCGGTGCGGGCTCGCTGCTGCTCGAGTTTGGCGTGCTGAGCCGGCTGCTGGACGACGGCACATACGAGGaggctgctcggcgcgcaacgcGGGCCCTCTGGCAGCTGAGGGCCAAGGACACCGGGCTCCTAGGCAACATCGTGGACGTGAACACGGGCGAGTGGATCGGCAAGATGAGCGGCATCGGCGCTGGCCTCGACTCCTTCTACGAGTACCTGCTCAAGACTTACATCCTGTTCGGCGACATCGAGGACTTCCGCATGTTCAACGAGAGCTACTGCGTCATCAAGCAGTACATGCGCAAGGGGCGGGTCTCGTGTAACGAAGGCTGTGGGGAACACCCGCTCTATGTCAATGTCAACATGCAGGATGGCTCTACGTCGACACTTTGGATTGATTCCTTGCAGGCCTCCTTCTCAGGCATCCAAGTTCTGCTCGGGGACATTGAGGAGGCCATATGCAGCCATGCACTCTTCTATGCCATTTGGAGGCGGTTTGGTGCGTTGCCGGAGCGTTTCAACTGGCAGAAGGCCTTGCCTGATTTGTCCTTCTATCCCCTAAGACCTGAACTTATTGAGTCTACATACCTCTTGTATCGGGCCACCAAAAACCCATTTTACCTCCACGTTGGCCGAGACATTCTACAGAGCCTAAACAATCACACCAAAGCGCCATGTGGCTATGCCACTATACACAATGTGCAGGACAAATCCCTGGAAGACCGTATGGAAAGTTTCTTTCTGAGTGAAACCTGCAAGTACCTCTACCTGCTGTTTGACATTGAGAACCCCTTAAACAAGCACTTTGCCAAGTACCTCTTTACTACAGAGGGACACATTCTGCCCATTAATCGCCTTCTGAGGATGTCTCCTCCGGCAAGAATGAATATGCCCACTGCAGTTAGCTCTATTGGTGATGGTGTGCAAACTGTGGCAACTGTAGTGCCTAGAGTCCTCAATGAGACAGATCGTCACTGTGACAAAGTGCCTGAAGAAAGGCAGTACTTATTGCCTCTAAAACATAACTATCTTCAACAAATAAGCCAGTCTTTAGGCCTGGATGGGGACGCTGTTTGA